The following are encoded together in the Citrobacter arsenatis genome:
- the hlyD gene encoding secretion protein HlyD, with protein sequence MKKPVVLGLVIAALVTVIAGGTWWYQSRQDNGLTLYGNVDIRSVNLSFRVGGRLASLAVDEGDAITAGQVLGELDRAPYENALMQAKANVAAAQAQYDLMLAGYRQEEIAQTAAAVKQAQAAYDYAQNFYNRQVGLWKSRTISANDLENARSSRDQALASLKSAQDKLTQYRSGNRVQDIEQAKAALEQAQAELAQAELNLHDTTLTSPSDGTLLTRAVEPGSMLNEGGTVLTLSLTRPVWVRAYVDERNLSQAQPGREILLYTDGRPDKPYHGKIGFVSPTAEFTPKTVETPDLRTDLVYRLRIVVTDADDALRQGMPVTIKFGDEARHE encoded by the coding sequence ATGAAAAAACCTGTCGTTCTCGGGCTGGTCATCGCGGCCCTCGTTACCGTGATCGCCGGTGGAACGTGGTGGTATCAAAGCCGGCAAGATAACGGCCTGACGCTGTATGGCAATGTCGACATCCGTAGCGTCAACCTGAGTTTTCGCGTTGGCGGCAGGCTGGCCTCGCTGGCGGTTGACGAAGGCGATGCGATTACCGCCGGTCAGGTGCTGGGCGAACTGGATCGCGCACCGTATGAAAACGCATTAATGCAGGCAAAAGCCAATGTTGCCGCCGCGCAGGCGCAATACGATCTGATGCTGGCAGGGTATCGCCAAGAAGAGATCGCGCAAACCGCGGCGGCTGTCAAACAGGCGCAGGCGGCCTATGATTACGCGCAGAATTTTTACAATCGGCAGGTAGGATTGTGGAAAAGCCGCACCATTTCCGCCAACGATCTGGAAAACGCCCGTTCATCACGGGATCAGGCGCTGGCCTCACTGAAATCCGCGCAGGATAAGCTCACGCAATATCGCAGCGGTAATCGTGTGCAGGACATCGAGCAGGCGAAAGCCGCGCTCGAACAAGCCCAGGCTGAGCTGGCGCAGGCAGAGCTTAATTTGCATGACACCACCCTGACCTCGCCGTCTGACGGCACGCTTCTCACCCGGGCGGTTGAACCCGGCAGCATGCTGAACGAAGGGGGCACGGTACTGACGCTGTCGCTCACGCGTCCGGTCTGGGTTCGCGCCTACGTTGACGAACGCAATCTGAGCCAGGCACAGCCAGGACGGGAAATCCTGCTCTACACCGATGGTCGCCCGGACAAACCGTATCACGGTAAAATCGGCTTCGTTTCTCCTACCGCCGAATTTACACCGAAAACGGTTGAGACCCCTGACCTGCGCACCGATCTGGTGTATCGCTTGCGAATTGTCGTCACCGACGCGGATGATGCGCTACGCCAGGGAATGCCGGTAACGATAAAGTTTGGCGATGAGGCACGGCATGAATGA
- the cecR gene encoding transcriptional regulator CecR has product MNTPTMTTKGEQAKNQLIAAALAQFGEYGLHATTRDIAAQAGQNIAAITYYFGSKEDLYLACAQWIADFIGSQFRPHAEEAERLFAQPEPDRGAMRELILRACKNMIMLLTQDDTVNLSKFISREQLSPTAAYQLVHDQVINPLHTHLTRLIAAYTGGDANDTQMILHTHAILGEVLAFRLGKETILLRTGWSQFDEDKTALIDQTITCHIDLILQGLTQRSLES; this is encoded by the coding sequence ATGAATACACCCACCATGACAACCAAAGGTGAACAGGCAAAAAATCAGCTCATTGCCGCCGCGCTGGCGCAGTTTGGCGAGTACGGTCTGCACGCTACCACGCGCGATATCGCCGCGCAGGCCGGGCAAAATATTGCGGCCATTACCTACTATTTTGGCTCAAAAGAGGATTTATATCTCGCCTGCGCCCAGTGGATTGCAGATTTTATCGGCTCACAGTTTCGCCCGCACGCTGAAGAGGCTGAGCGTTTATTCGCCCAGCCAGAGCCGGATCGTGGTGCGATGCGTGAACTGATCCTGCGCGCCTGCAAAAATATGATCATGCTGTTAACTCAGGACGACACCGTTAACCTGAGCAAATTTATCTCGCGCGAACAGCTTTCCCCCACCGCAGCTTATCAACTGGTGCACGACCAGGTTATCAATCCGCTGCATACACACCTGACGCGCCTGATTGCCGCCTATACCGGTGGCGATGCCAACGATACCCAGATGATTCTGCACACCCACGCCATACTCGGCGAAGTGCTGGCCTTTCGTCTGGGGAAAGAAACCATTCTGTTGCGTACGGGCTGGTCACAATTTGATGAGGATAAAACCGCGCTGATTGACCAAACGATCACCTGTCACATCGATCTTATTCTGCAAGGTTTAACGCAAAGGAGTCTGGAGTCATGA